In Pseudomonas sp. R76, one genomic interval encodes:
- a CDS encoding ABC transporter ATP-binding protein — translation MSALIETRALTRRDERRQLALLQPTDFTLNHGDRVSITGSSGSGKSVFLRALALLDAPTSGQVFWNGQPIANAEIPHYRSHISYLSQRPALLEGTVEDNLRFPFSLKTLRTRSFDLQAVTKLLGHAGKTPDFLQKNAGDLSGGESQVVSLIRTLQLNPEVLLLDEPTAALDPTSSREVEALIDAWFAGDNSRAYIWVSHDLDQAQRMSAIHLQMNAGVLSGATQP, via the coding sequence ATGAGCGCACTGATAGAAACCCGCGCCCTCACGCGCAGGGACGAGCGCCGTCAGCTGGCATTGCTCCAGCCCACGGATTTCACCTTGAACCACGGCGACCGCGTGTCGATCACCGGCTCCTCCGGCTCCGGCAAGAGCGTGTTCCTGCGCGCGCTGGCGTTGCTGGATGCGCCCACCTCCGGGCAGGTTTTTTGGAATGGCCAGCCCATCGCCAACGCAGAGATCCCCCACTACCGCAGCCATATCAGCTACCTGTCGCAACGCCCGGCGTTGCTGGAAGGCACGGTGGAAGACAACCTGCGTTTTCCCTTCAGCCTCAAGACGCTGCGCACGCGCAGTTTCGATCTGCAGGCTGTGACTAAGCTGCTCGGGCATGCCGGTAAAACCCCGGACTTCTTGCAGAAAAACGCCGGCGACCTGTCGGGCGGTGAGTCCCAGGTGGTGTCGTTGATTCGCACCTTGCAACTGAACCCGGAAGTGCTGTTGCTCGACGAACCCACGGCGGCCCTCGATCCCACGTCATCGCGTGAGGTGGAAGCACTGATCGACGCCTGGTTTGCCGGCGACAATTCGCGCGCTTATATCTGGGTGTCCCACGACCTCGATCAGGCCCAGCGCATGAGCGCCATCCACTTGCAGATGAACGCCGGAGTGTTGAGCGGAGCGACCCAGCCATGA
- a CDS encoding aldo/keto reductase — protein sequence MQYRQLGHSGLLVSEIILGTVPFGGRAEFEKCGAVDVPLAKRMFDIAFDAGVNMVDTADLYSHGLAEEVVGKALGDKRHDILLATKGRSPVDNNPNNSGSSRYHLIRACEASLKRLGTDHIDLYQLHNWDGMTPIEETLEALRLLVGSGKIRYFGTSNFTAWQMMKTLGKAELHGMLKPITQQIYYTPESREAEYELLPLALDQSIGTLVWGPMGEGLLTGSTRRGQKPPTTTRQGSGWPEPYVHDRERALDIIETLAAVGDEHGVSVARTCLAWLKDRPGITSLIVGARTEAHLRDNLAATELKLTEEQSSRIEAVTRRQPLYPYWHRFTAGIDRFDPAEQPFLAEHQKTMDARTDK from the coding sequence ATGCAATACCGACAACTGGGCCACTCAGGCCTGCTGGTATCCGAAATCATCCTGGGCACCGTGCCCTTCGGCGGTCGCGCCGAGTTCGAAAAATGCGGCGCGGTGGACGTGCCCTTGGCCAAGCGCATGTTCGACATCGCGTTCGACGCCGGGGTGAATATGGTCGACACCGCCGACCTCTACTCCCACGGCCTCGCCGAAGAAGTGGTGGGCAAAGCCCTGGGCGACAAGCGTCACGACATCCTGCTGGCCACCAAGGGCCGCAGCCCCGTGGACAACAACCCGAACAACTCCGGCTCCTCGCGCTACCACCTGATTCGCGCCTGCGAAGCCAGTTTGAAACGCCTGGGCACTGACCACATCGACCTCTACCAACTGCATAACTGGGACGGCATGACGCCCATCGAGGAAACCCTCGAAGCGCTGCGGCTGTTGGTGGGTTCGGGCAAGATTCGCTACTTCGGCACCAGCAACTTCACCGCCTGGCAGATGATGAAAACCCTGGGCAAGGCCGAGCTGCACGGCATGCTCAAACCGATCACCCAGCAGATTTACTACACCCCGGAATCGCGCGAAGCCGAGTACGAACTGCTGCCGCTGGCGCTGGACCAGTCCATCGGCACGCTGGTGTGGGGCCCGATGGGCGAAGGCCTGTTGACCGGTTCGACCCGCCGTGGGCAAAAACCGCCAACCACTACCCGCCAGGGCAGCGGCTGGCCGGAACCCTACGTGCATGACAGGGAACGTGCGCTGGACATCATCGAGACCCTCGCTGCCGTCGGTGATGAACATGGCGTGTCGGTGGCGCGTACCTGCCTGGCGTGGCTCAAGGATCGGCCTGGGATCACCTCGTTGATCGTCGGCGCGCGCACCGAAGCGCACCTGCGCGACAACCTTGCAGCGACCGAACTGAAACTCACCGAAGAGCAATCTTCACGCATCGAGGCCGTGACACGGCGCCAGCCGTTGTACCCATACTGGCATCGCTTTACCGCCGGGATTGATCGCTTCGACCCAGCGGAGCAGCCGTTCCTGGCCGAGCATCAAAAGACCATGGATGCCAGAACAGACAAGTAA
- a CDS encoding L-idonate 5-dehydrogenase, whose protein sequence is MHAIVCHASKDLRVDTQDEPQTLAPDQLRVRIARGGICGSDLHYYQHGGFGTVRLREPMVLGHEVSAVIDAVGSDAGLFKVGHRIAVSPSRPCSACRYCHQGLPNHCLNMRFYGSAMPFPHIQGAFRQSLVIETHQAHRLADHVSLAEGALAEPLSVGLHAIQRAGAVFGKRVLVTGCGPIGNLLIGSLRAAGAGEIVAVDLSASALACAEKMGATRTHNIADGADALKRYTAEKGYFDVMFEVSGSPQALRNGLECIAPRGVLVTVGLGGDVSLPLNLLVSREIDLRGTFRFHSEFAQAVDLLNRQIVDVRPVISHTVPFGEAVQAFELAADKTQAMKVVLDFGVPDLG, encoded by the coding sequence ATGCACGCTATCGTCTGTCACGCTTCAAAAGACTTGCGGGTCGACACTCAGGACGAACCGCAAACCCTCGCCCCCGACCAACTGCGCGTGCGCATTGCGCGGGGCGGCATCTGCGGTTCGGATTTGCACTATTACCAGCACGGCGGCTTCGGCACCGTGCGCCTGCGTGAGCCGATGGTGCTTGGCCATGAAGTGTCGGCGGTGATCGACGCGGTGGGCAGCGACGCCGGGTTGTTCAAGGTCGGCCACCGCATTGCAGTGTCGCCCTCGCGCCCGTGCAGCGCCTGCCGCTATTGCCATCAAGGTTTGCCGAACCATTGCCTGAACATGCGCTTCTACGGCAGCGCCATGCCCTTTCCGCATATCCAGGGCGCGTTTCGCCAAAGCCTGGTGATCGAAACCCATCAGGCCCATCGCCTGGCCGACCACGTCAGCCTCGCCGAGGGCGCGTTGGCCGAGCCGCTGTCCGTGGGCCTGCACGCGATCCAACGTGCCGGTGCGGTGTTCGGCAAACGCGTACTGGTGACCGGCTGCGGCCCGATCGGCAACCTGCTGATCGGTAGCCTGCGCGCTGCGGGTGCCGGTGAAATCGTGGCCGTGGACCTGTCCGCCAGCGCCCTCGCCTGCGCCGAAAAAATGGGCGCCACACGCACCCATAACATCGCCGACGGTGCCGATGCACTGAAGCGCTACACCGCCGAAAAGGGCTACTTTGACGTGATGTTCGAGGTCTCCGGCAGCCCCCAGGCCCTGCGCAACGGCCTGGAATGCATCGCCCCGCGTGGTGTGCTGGTGACGGTGGGGTTGGGCGGCGATGTGTCGTTGCCGTTGAATCTGCTGGTCAGCCGCGAGATCGATTTGCGCGGCACCTTCCGCTTCCACAGCGAGTTCGCCCAGGCGGTGGATTTGCTCAATCGCCAGATCGTCGACGTACGCCCGGTGATCTCCCACACCGTGCCGTTTGGCGAGGCGGTGCAGGCATTTGAGTTGGCGGCGGACAAGACCCAGGCGATGAAAGTGGTGCTGGATTTTGGTGTGCCTGACCTGGGCTGA
- a CDS encoding LysR family transcriptional regulator yields MELKHLRAFVVLAETLHFGRAAAQLSIVQPALSMQIKLLESGLGVRLLDRNRHSVTLTDAGRAFLPEAQATLHQAAKAADAARASSRGEIGRVRLGFVSSVLPQLLPQLIRAVHQRYPRIELELKDMPGPDQAAALKNGLLDFGLMRLPAAHPGVQTRAVLRESFCVALPIEHPLAAQETIQPTDLLNVPVYILARRYAPGFYDEFIHVLGITLDIASELGEFTTMLALVSAGLGVGVLPQQAARALPANCVSRHLELGAFEASTGLAWTELDSAVKTTLFNLIVELFGE; encoded by the coding sequence ATGGAGTTAAAGCACTTGCGCGCCTTTGTGGTGCTCGCTGAAACCCTGCACTTCGGCCGGGCGGCGGCGCAGCTGTCGATCGTGCAACCGGCGCTGAGCATGCAGATCAAGCTGCTCGAAAGTGGCCTGGGCGTGCGCCTGCTGGATCGCAATCGCCATTCGGTGACCTTGACCGACGCTGGGCGTGCCTTCTTGCCCGAGGCCCAGGCCACCTTGCACCAGGCAGCAAAGGCGGCGGATGCGGCGCGGGCTTCCAGCCGTGGCGAAATCGGCCGGGTGCGCCTGGGGTTTGTGTCTTCGGTGCTGCCGCAACTGTTGCCGCAGTTGATCCGCGCGGTGCACCAGCGGTATCCGCGTATCGAATTGGAACTCAAGGACATGCCCGGCCCCGACCAAGCCGCTGCGTTGAAAAACGGCCTGCTGGATTTCGGCCTGATGCGCCTGCCGGCTGCCCATCCCGGCGTGCAGACCCGCGCGGTGTTGCGCGAAAGTTTTTGCGTGGCGCTGCCGATCGAGCATCCCTTGGCCGCCCAGGAAACTATCCAACCCACGGATCTGCTCAACGTGCCGGTGTACATCCTCGCGCGGCGTTATGCGCCGGGGTTCTATGACGAATTCATCCACGTGCTGGGCATCACCCTGGACATCGCCTCGGAACTGGGTGAGTTCACCACCATGCTCGCGCTGGTTTCTGCCGGGTTGGGCGTTGGTGTGTTGCCGCAGCAGGCCGCGCGTGCGCTGCCGGCCAACTGCGTGTCGCGGCACCTGGAGTTGGGCGCATTTGAGGCCAGTACCGGGCTGGCCTGGACCGAGCTGGACAGCGCGGTGAAGACCACCTTGTTCAACCTGATCGTGGAATTGTTTGGCGAGTGA
- a CDS encoding glucose 1-dehydrogenase: MQSVLNNFRLDGRLALVTGSSAGIGLAIARGLAQAGARVVLNGRNRSTLRDAAALLAAEGLEVHTQAFDVTDSAAIQAAVADIEERLGALEILVNNAGMQRRGPLEDYSEQHWRELISTNLDSAFLVGQAVARAMIPRKRGRIINICSVQSELGRPGIAPYAASKGALKMLTKGMAIDWGPHGLTVNGIGPGYFKTELNANLVANPEFSDWLVQRTPSRRWGDVAELAGAAVFLASDAASFVNGHILYVDGGITASL; encoded by the coding sequence ATGCAAAGCGTTTTAAACAACTTCCGCCTCGATGGCCGGCTCGCGCTGGTCACCGGTTCCAGCGCCGGTATCGGCCTGGCGATTGCCCGTGGCCTGGCCCAGGCCGGTGCGCGGGTGGTGCTTAACGGGCGCAACCGCAGCACCTTGCGCGATGCGGCGGCACTGCTCGCCGCCGAAGGGCTGGAGGTGCACACCCAGGCGTTTGACGTGACCGACAGCGCGGCGATCCAGGCTGCCGTGGCCGATATCGAAGAACGCCTTGGCGCGCTGGAAATCCTCGTTAACAACGCCGGCATGCAGCGCCGTGGCCCACTGGAGGACTACAGCGAGCAGCACTGGCGCGAGCTGATCAGCACTAACCTCGACAGCGCGTTTCTGGTCGGCCAGGCGGTGGCGCGGGCGATGATCCCGCGCAAGCGTGGGCGCATCATCAACATCTGTTCGGTACAAAGTGAACTGGGCCGCCCAGGCATTGCGCCGTATGCGGCCAGCAAGGGCGCGTTGAAAATGCTCACCAAGGGCATGGCCATCGACTGGGGCCCGCACGGGTTGACGGTCAACGGTATCGGCCCTGGCTACTTCAAGACCGAACTGAACGCCAACCTGGTGGCCAACCCCGAGTTCAGCGACTGGCTGGTGCAACGCACGCCGAGCCGCCGTTGGGGCGACGTGGCCGAGCTGGCCGGTGCCGCCGTGTTCCTCGCCAGCGACGCCGCCAGCTTCGTCAATGGCCATATCCTGTACGTCGACGGTGGCATCACCGCGTCGCTGTAA
- a CDS encoding ABC transporter permease — MNYQNLSALDMGIAASLILINGALSLLLRLGLGRQLLWAAVRTVVQLLAIGYLLGWVFEFAYWYVVLPLMCAMTLIAGLSAAGRGRRTYRGQRVDSIVSVWGSSWLVTAVGLFAVIRIHPWYEPQYAIPILGMILGNTLTGVSLGIERMTQELTSGRNTIEMILALGGSRWEAAQEAIRQAVRAGMIPTLNQMTVVGIVSLPGMMTGQVLAGESPVDAVRYQIVIMFLIAASSALGTVGAVLLTYRRLFSTSHRFLRDRLEERA, encoded by the coding sequence ATGAATTATCAAAACCTCAGCGCGCTGGACATGGGCATCGCCGCCTCGCTGATCCTGATCAATGGCGCGCTGTCCTTGCTGCTGCGCCTGGGCCTTGGCCGCCAATTGCTGTGGGCGGCGGTGCGCACCGTGGTGCAGCTGCTGGCCATCGGTTACCTGCTGGGCTGGGTGTTCGAGTTCGCGTATTGGTACGTGGTGTTGCCGCTGATGTGTGCGATGACCTTGATCGCCGGCCTGTCGGCGGCAGGGCGCGGGCGCCGCACCTACCGTGGGCAACGGGTTGATAGCATCGTGTCGGTGTGGGGCAGTTCGTGGCTGGTCACGGCAGTGGGGTTGTTTGCGGTGATCCGCATCCACCCGTGGTACGAGCCGCAATATGCAATCCCGATTCTGGGGATGATCCTCGGCAATACCCTGACCGGCGTGTCTCTGGGTATCGAACGCATGACCCAGGAATTGACCTCGGGCCGCAACACCATCGAAATGATCCTGGCCCTCGGCGGTTCACGCTGGGAAGCCGCGCAGGAAGCCATTCGCCAGGCCGTGCGCGCCGGGATGATCCCGACGCTGAACCAGATGACCGTGGTCGGCATCGTCAGCCTGCCCGGCATGATGACCGGCCAGGTGCTGGCGGGGGAGAGCCCGGTGGACGCGGTGCGCTATCAGATCGTGATCATGTTTCTGATCGCCGCGTCGTCAGCGTTGGGCACGGTAGGTGCGGTACTGCTCACCTACCGGCGGTTGTTTTCCACCAGCCACCGGTTTTTGCGGGATCGCCTCGAAGAGCGCGCCTGA
- a CDS encoding GntP family permease, producing MLGMANDTYLLLDALVTIVGLILLITHLKVHPFVALTVAAGFLGLTSGMPVDKVMKSFQDGFGGVLGFVGIILGLGTMLGKLMADSGGADQIARTLIRAFGKQRVHWAMMFSAFLVGIPLFFEIGFVLLIPLVFIVARRTGLSLIKVGMPLLAGLSVVHGLVPPHPGPLLAIGIFGADIGKTIFYGLIVGLPTAVIAGPLFGNLISRYVPGQASPELMEQLAKESSGDNLPGFGITVTTILLPVVLMLLKTFADVAFAADSVFRVWLDFIGHPITALLAALLLAFYTFGAARGFSREQLSKLLDSSLAPTAAIVLIVGAGGGFKQMLVASGVGDVIGHMAVRAEISPILLAWLVAAVIRVATGSATVATITGAGIVAPVIGLMPGVNRELLVLATGAGSLVLSHVNDAGFWLVKQYFNMTVVETFKTWTLMETVLSFSALGFIMLLSLVV from the coding sequence ATGCTCGGCATGGCTAACGACACTTATCTGCTACTCGATGCGCTGGTCACGATTGTCGGATTGATATTGTTGATCACCCATTTAAAGGTTCACCCTTTTGTTGCGCTGACCGTGGCCGCAGGCTTTCTCGGCCTGACGTCCGGCATGCCGGTGGACAAGGTGATGAAGTCGTTCCAGGACGGTTTCGGCGGCGTATTGGGGTTTGTCGGCATCATCCTTGGCCTGGGCACCATGCTCGGCAAGTTGATGGCCGACTCCGGCGGCGCCGACCAGATCGCGCGCACCTTGATTCGTGCGTTCGGCAAGCAACGCGTGCACTGGGCGATGATGTTCTCGGCGTTTCTGGTGGGCATACCGCTGTTTTTCGAAATTGGTTTTGTGCTGCTGATTCCGCTGGTATTTATCGTCGCGCGGCGCACCGGGTTGTCGCTGATCAAGGTCGGCATGCCGCTGCTCGCCGGGTTGTCGGTGGTGCATGGGCTGGTGCCGCCGCATCCGGGGCCACTGTTGGCCATCGGGATTTTTGGCGCGGACATCGGCAAGACGATTTTCTACGGGTTGATTGTCGGCCTGCCCACGGCAGTGATCGCCGGGCCGCTGTTCGGCAACCTGATTTCACGCTACGTACCCGGCCAGGCCTCGCCGGAACTGATGGAGCAGTTGGCCAAGGAATCCTCGGGCGACAACCTGCCGGGCTTTGGCATCACCGTCACCACCATCCTGCTGCCGGTGGTGCTGATGCTGCTCAAGACCTTTGCCGACGTGGCCTTCGCTGCCGACAGCGTGTTCCGCGTGTGGCTGGACTTTATCGGCCACCCGATCACCGCGCTGCTCGCAGCATTGCTGCTGGCGTTCTATACCTTTGGGGCAGCCCGTGGTTTCTCGCGTGAACAGCTGAGCAAGCTGTTGGATTCGAGCCTGGCCCCGACCGCCGCCATTGTGCTGATCGTCGGCGCTGGCGGCGGCTTCAAGCAGATGCTGGTGGCCAGCGGTGTGGGGGATGTAATCGGGCATATGGCGGTGCGCGCCGAGATCTCGCCGATCCTGCTCGCGTGGCTGGTGGCGGCGGTGATTCGCGTGGCCACCGGCTCGGCCACCGTGGCGACCATCACCGGCGCGGGGATTGTCGCGCCAGTGATCGGCTTGATGCCGGGTGTGAACCGCGAGCTGCTGGTGCTCGCCACCGGCGCCGGTTCCCTGGTGCTGTCGCACGTCAATGACGCCGGTTTCTGGCTGGTGAAGCAGTACTTCAACATGACCGTCGTCGAAACTTTCAAGACCTGGACGCTGATGGAGACTGTGCTTTCCTTCAGTGCGCTGGGGTTCATCATGCTGCTGTCGTTGGTGGTGTGA